The Terriglobus tenax genome contains a region encoding:
- a CDS encoding alpha/beta hydrolase translates to MRPVVLLLLSGLWLANAGYAQRNPETEDSPSTPPRILKTASGTVETGSMKDADYRIDVPTNWNHSLVVFYHGYSEKPFHYRAESQLHDQARPMFQRGFAIVQSGYSQIGWALQAGYPETERLRKYFSKKYGQPKETFVAGGSMGGALTMMTMELNPKPYTAALDLCGAVEPTYEFAQRRFAWRAAFDYYFPGIFPPLVPTPPDFQETDALKQKVLAALRSKPAAAAALREMMFEHTDIQVANMVTYITWQMADFQKKAGGNPFDNRNYIYTRSSDDSHTDYALNDGVRRYAADDKARKWVVTWYTPTGKLTKPMLALHTVFDPLIPANAMTLYGRMVEEAGFGSNYVQKYVHREGHCTMSADEVGRAFDELLVWVHQKKAPQAGLLR, encoded by the coding sequence ATGCGACCTGTTGTTTTGCTCCTTCTCTCCGGCCTCTGGCTGGCTAACGCCGGATACGCCCAGCGCAACCCCGAAACGGAAGATAGCCCCAGCACGCCTCCCAGGATTTTGAAAACGGCGTCGGGAACAGTCGAGACCGGCTCCATGAAGGATGCCGACTATCGCATTGATGTGCCAACGAACTGGAACCATTCGCTGGTGGTCTTCTACCACGGTTACAGCGAAAAGCCTTTCCATTACCGCGCCGAGTCGCAGTTGCATGACCAGGCACGGCCCATGTTCCAGCGCGGATTCGCCATCGTCCAGAGCGGCTACTCGCAGATTGGCTGGGCACTGCAGGCCGGCTACCCGGAAACCGAGCGGCTGCGGAAGTATTTCAGTAAGAAATACGGGCAGCCGAAGGAGACCTTCGTCGCGGGCGGTTCCATGGGCGGAGCCCTCACCATGATGACCATGGAGCTGAATCCAAAGCCCTACACCGCCGCCCTGGACCTGTGTGGCGCCGTGGAGCCGACGTACGAGTTCGCCCAGCGCCGCTTTGCCTGGCGCGCCGCCTTCGACTACTACTTCCCCGGAATCTTCCCTCCGCTTGTCCCCACGCCTCCGGACTTCCAGGAGACCGACGCTCTCAAGCAGAAAGTGCTGGCCGCACTGCGCTCCAAGCCCGCCGCCGCCGCCGCCCTGCGCGAAATGATGTTTGAGCACACCGACATTCAGGTGGCCAATATGGTGACCTACATCACCTGGCAGATGGCGGACTTCCAGAAGAAGGCGGGTGGAAATCCATTCGACAACCGGAACTACATCTACACACGCTCCAGCGATGACTCCCACACCGACTACGCCCTGAACGACGGTGTGCGCCGTTATGCGGCCGACGACAAGGCACGCAAGTGGGTGGTGACCTGGTACACACCTACCGGCAAACTGACCAAGCCCATGCTGGCGCTGCACACTGTCTTCGATCCCCTGATTCCCGCCAACGCCATGACCCTGTATGGGCGCATGGTGGAGGAAGCGGGCTTCGGCAGCAACTACGTGCAGAAGTACGTCCACCGGGAAGGACACTGCACCATGAGCGCCGACGAAGTCGGCCGCGCTTTTGATGAGCTGCTGGTATGGGTCCACCAGAAGAAAGCACCGCAGGCAGGGCTGCTGCGTTAG
- a CDS encoding TonB-dependent receptor produces MSRHFLAHRTRGFFATALIACTLTVPSPTRAQDTATLSGSLKDAIGASIPNATIVLRNDATKFVRNLHGDSVGHFSVSGIPAGTYTVEASAPGFALTTRQGVVLNGSGTQDVALTLKVGGANEQVTVDASMANSIAASYAVMDGVLDARSARTEINSTYIQNYVSPTADYTEVLQNAPGTYSLNANGVGLGDAKMFFRGFSDGNYDITFDGIPWNDTNSPSHHSWAFFPSQFLGGVDFDRSPGSASTVGPTPFGGSINLLSKEMPDVRNLRGGISYGSFNTKLIDVNYDTGNFGGASKHNNLFVDVHHMDSDGYQTFNYQTRNAGALKYQFKFSENKVLTGFASVLWLDSNTPNIKGPTRAQVAQFGDNYLLQNTDPTQANYYKYNFYHVPTDFEYVGYKQQLGHGWSLDTKPYTYSYNNKQNYAATPKKGTVSEPNCATPVSNALPCGTDKLNSYRKYGEITSLSQVSRFGIFRVGMWYEWAATDRYQIPQDPITQIDSALPNFHEKFWTNTYQPYAEYEYHATNKLTLTGGLKFAHYTMDLKQYADNGSTVGNLNGAAYVRNYASYNSVLPSVDANYRIRPNWSVYGQFATGSVIPPSSVFDINQSTGAAVLSTLPKPSYAKSYQTGTVLKLRRLTTSADVYYVRFGNAYSAPSDPNAVNYTSQGDSVTKGFEGETNVYLGKGLSLFANGTAGTAKYVSQLVGGSPNLNYNLWVASTPANTESLGLTYQDKYLNLGMFNKRIGPMWNDGKYASSANPILGTNANQAVPIDPFNVTNMYVNFTVRRGSIFDQTKIRFSVNNLLNQHNITSVNPAGSVPLNRANYSFTPASGDTLGLLPGRSFMVSFTIGLSPRQ; encoded by the coding sequence GTGTCTCGACACTTTCTGGCACACAGGACGCGCGGCTTCTTTGCGACCGCGCTCATCGCATGCACACTTACCGTCCCCTCGCCTACCCGGGCGCAGGACACGGCAACCCTCTCCGGAAGCCTGAAGGACGCTATCGGCGCTTCCATTCCAAACGCCACCATCGTTCTGCGCAACGACGCCACGAAGTTTGTCCGCAACCTGCATGGCGACTCTGTCGGACACTTCAGCGTCAGCGGCATTCCCGCCGGAACCTATACCGTGGAGGCCTCAGCTCCTGGCTTCGCGCTCACCACGCGGCAGGGTGTTGTACTCAACGGCAGCGGCACCCAGGACGTCGCACTGACGCTGAAGGTTGGCGGCGCCAATGAGCAGGTGACGGTCGACGCTTCCATGGCCAACTCCATCGCCGCGTCCTATGCCGTAATGGACGGCGTGCTGGATGCCCGCAGTGCACGCACCGAGATCAACTCCACCTACATCCAGAACTATGTTTCTCCCACGGCCGACTACACCGAAGTTCTGCAGAACGCTCCCGGAACCTACAGCCTGAACGCCAACGGCGTTGGCCTGGGTGACGCGAAGATGTTCTTCCGCGGCTTCTCCGACGGAAACTACGACATCACCTTCGACGGTATTCCGTGGAACGACACCAACTCGCCCTCGCACCACTCATGGGCCTTCTTCCCGTCGCAGTTCCTGGGCGGCGTGGACTTTGATCGTTCGCCCGGCTCGGCTTCCACGGTCGGCCCCACGCCCTTCGGCGGATCGATCAACCTGCTCTCGAAAGAGATGCCGGACGTACGGAACCTGCGCGGCGGCATCAGCTACGGTTCGTTCAACACCAAGCTGATCGATGTGAACTACGACACCGGAAACTTCGGCGGAGCGTCCAAGCACAACAACCTTTTCGTGGATGTGCACCACATGGACTCCGACGGTTACCAGACCTTCAACTACCAGACCCGTAACGCAGGCGCCCTGAAGTACCAATTCAAGTTCAGTGAGAACAAGGTGCTGACCGGCTTTGCCAGCGTGCTTTGGCTCGACTCCAACACGCCGAACATCAAGGGGCCGACCCGTGCCCAGGTGGCGCAGTTCGGCGATAACTACCTGCTGCAGAACACTGACCCGACGCAGGCCAACTACTATAAGTACAACTTCTACCATGTACCTACGGACTTCGAGTACGTCGGCTACAAGCAGCAGCTGGGACACGGCTGGTCGCTGGACACCAAGCCCTATACCTACAGCTACAACAACAAGCAGAACTACGCGGCTACCCCGAAGAAGGGCACTGTCAGTGAGCCGAACTGCGCCACCCCGGTCAGCAACGCCCTGCCCTGCGGTACCGACAAGCTGAACAGCTATCGCAAGTATGGCGAGATCACCAGCCTGAGCCAGGTCTCCCGCTTCGGCATCTTCCGCGTGGGCATGTGGTACGAGTGGGCGGCGACCGATCGCTACCAGATTCCACAGGACCCCATCACCCAGATCGACAGCGCGCTGCCCAACTTCCACGAGAAGTTCTGGACCAACACCTATCAGCCCTATGCCGAGTATGAGTATCACGCGACCAACAAGCTGACACTGACCGGCGGCCTGAAGTTCGCGCACTACACCATGGATCTGAAGCAGTATGCCGACAACGGCTCCACCGTTGGCAACCTGAACGGTGCGGCCTATGTGCGCAACTACGCCAGCTACAACTCGGTGCTGCCGTCGGTTGACGCCAACTACCGCATCCGTCCGAACTGGTCAGTCTATGGGCAGTTTGCGACCGGCAGCGTGATTCCGCCCAGCAGCGTCTTTGACATCAACCAGAGCACCGGCGCGGCTGTGCTCAGCACGCTTCCCAAGCCCAGCTACGCCAAGAGCTACCAGACCGGCACGGTGCTGAAGCTGCGCCGCCTGACCACCAGCGCGGACGTGTACTACGTGCGCTTTGGCAACGCCTACTCCGCACCCAGCGATCCTAACGCGGTGAACTACACCTCGCAGGGCGACTCGGTAACTAAAGGCTTTGAAGGCGAAACCAATGTCTACCTGGGCAAGGGTCTCAGCCTGTTTGCCAATGGAACGGCCGGTACCGCCAAGTACGTCAGCCAACTGGTCGGCGGCTCGCCTAACCTGAACTACAACCTCTGGGTAGCCAGCACGCCCGCCAACACCGAGAGCCTTGGCCTGACCTACCAGGACAAGTACCTGAACCTGGGCATGTTCAACAAGCGCATCGGGCCCATGTGGAACGACGGCAAGTATGCCTCGTCCGCCAACCCGATTCTGGGAACCAACGCCAACCAGGCGGTGCCGATTGATCCGTTCAACGTCACCAACATGTACGTCAACTTCACGGTTCGCCGCGGATCGATCTTCGACCAGACAAAGATCCGCTTCAGCGTGAACAACCTGCTGAACCAGCACAACATCACCAGCGTGAACCCGGCAGGATCGGTCCCCCTGAATCGCGCCAACTACAGCTTCACGCCGGCCTCCGGAGACACCCTGGGCCTGCTGCCAGGGCGCAGCTTCATGGTCTCCTTCACCATCGGCCTGTCCCCGCGACAGTAA
- a CDS encoding putative bifunctional diguanylate cyclase/phosphodiesterase, which translates to MAESPSTTTTLMLWAMLVLGALLTACWLLRLSMLRSRFAPRQRRFAATAGGAGLACAIWSLYHLTALAPSDSFTVRHPALMPLASLLVAMVGCGIAIGNLSAIMDRAGSKSSNGIDALTGLQTRSQLETNIRRIIHNSGPDDRFALALVDLDRFKGVNDTLGHEVGDLILQQTAGRLQASIGSNEVLARVSSDEFLAVLPRIEHRGDLQSICRRILHAVSEPLIVGSHKIHVTSSIGVAMYPDDGTDVSTLLRKVDTALDRAKAAGRGDFRIFNPEVDKALLERLSLENDLRHALGRNEFTLAYQPEFDLKTGQVVSMEALLRWRKATGEFISPAKFIPVAEETGVIVPLSQWVLETACRELKELDQSIGFSPRFAVNLSPRQFQQDNLVEMIIATLSKFGVAPESLELEITESSLMDDPDKAAMSLRMLREQGISTAIDDFGTGYSSLSYLRRFPIDKLKMDRAFVTDIQVDKDSAALAESILRMAHQLGLTVVAEGVELPEQLDLLRSLKCDAAQGFLLARPMFLPDLKNFLLEHRGSKPL; encoded by the coding sequence ATGGCTGAAAGCCCATCGACGACGACAACTTTAATGCTCTGGGCCATGCTCGTCCTTGGGGCGCTGCTCACGGCGTGCTGGCTGCTGCGCCTGAGTATGTTGCGCAGCCGGTTTGCACCACGGCAGAGGCGATTTGCCGCGACCGCGGGAGGTGCTGGCCTGGCCTGCGCAATCTGGTCGCTGTATCACCTTACAGCCCTTGCGCCTTCAGATAGCTTTACAGTGCGGCACCCGGCCCTGATGCCGCTCGCTTCCCTTCTGGTAGCCATGGTTGGGTGCGGTATCGCAATCGGGAATCTATCGGCCATCATGGATCGTGCCGGCAGCAAGTCTTCGAACGGCATTGACGCCCTGACTGGGCTGCAGACACGCTCTCAGCTTGAGACAAATATCCGGCGCATCATCCATAACAGCGGACCGGATGACCGCTTTGCCCTGGCACTCGTGGACCTTGACCGTTTCAAAGGCGTCAATGACACCCTGGGGCACGAGGTAGGCGACCTGATCCTGCAGCAGACAGCAGGGCGTTTGCAGGCATCGATCGGCTCCAACGAGGTCCTTGCCCGCGTCAGCAGCGATGAGTTCCTGGCGGTGCTGCCGCGGATCGAACACAGAGGCGACCTGCAGAGTATCTGCCGCAGAATTCTTCATGCCGTCTCAGAGCCGCTGATCGTCGGCAGCCATAAAATCCACGTCACCTCCAGCATCGGCGTCGCCATGTATCCGGACGATGGAACGGATGTATCGACCCTGCTGCGCAAGGTGGACACAGCGCTGGACCGTGCCAAGGCAGCAGGCCGCGGCGACTTCCGCATCTTCAACCCGGAGGTCGATAAGGCATTGCTGGAGCGTCTTTCGCTGGAGAATGACCTGCGGCATGCCCTGGGACGCAACGAGTTCACCCTGGCCTACCAGCCGGAGTTCGACCTGAAGACCGGCCAGGTGGTCAGCATGGAAGCCCTTCTGCGCTGGCGCAAGGCTACCGGCGAATTTATCTCGCCGGCCAAGTTCATTCCCGTTGCGGAAGAGACCGGCGTGATTGTGCCGCTGAGCCAGTGGGTACTGGAGACAGCCTGTCGCGAGTTGAAGGAGCTGGACCAGAGCATCGGCTTCAGCCCGCGCTTCGCCGTCAACCTTTCGCCACGCCAGTTCCAGCAGGACAACCTGGTGGAGATGATTATCGCCACGCTCAGCAAGTTTGGCGTTGCACCGGAGAGCCTGGAGCTGGAGATCACGGAAAGCTCGCTGATGGATGACCCGGACAAGGCCGCCATGAGTCTGCGTATGCTGCGCGAGCAGGGCATCTCCACTGCCATCGACGACTTCGGCACCGGCTACTCCTCGCTCAGCTACCTGCGGCGATTCCCGATCGACAAGCTGAAGATGGACCGCGCCTTTGTCACGGATATCCAGGTGGACAAGGACAGCGCGGCACTGGCCGAATCGATTCTGCGCATGGCCCACCAGCTTGGCTTGACCGTGGTGGCCGAGGGAGTGGAACTGCCGGAACAACTGGATCTGCTCCGCAGCCTGAAGTGCGACGCTGCCCAGGGTTTTTTGCTGGCCCGCCCAATGTTCCTGCCAGACCTGAAAAATTTCCTGCTGGAACACCGCGGAAGCAAGCCGCTGTAA
- a CDS encoding GGDEF domain-containing protein — protein MNTHNLLLINTLTMLVYAAGLCALHFSYRRARGIWWFMVAFVASGASSALIAGHSLFSRNVHLAGGMLLLTISLWLRHTGFAEYLHVRSRHLWAQAALVGGYAAFLVWSTVLQGNPAIGLQALAFVLAAQTLLSVEVLLRFGVDENRLLRIVTSAVILLVAAFRIVMSMMDSRKEAFGGGNESLAHAQWPLNTLFSAATVFCFVSIFVSQMGLDLREIASTDALTGALNRRALEAQAAREMARCRRYGFPLSVIVMDLDHFKSLNDTHGHNAGDAALCMVVRDLQATLRGTDLLCRSGGEEFLILLPHTDHATALHLAERLRKRVAQVAVPVDNKKIGITASLGVASWSGAGESWTTIVKRADSALYLAKNSGRNRVVTGEEPHTSPEASAQPA, from the coding sequence ATGAATACGCACAACCTGCTGCTGATCAATACGCTGACAATGCTGGTTTATGCTGCGGGGCTGTGCGCTCTTCACTTTAGCTATCGTCGCGCCCGTGGCATCTGGTGGTTCATGGTGGCGTTTGTTGCGTCAGGCGCTTCCAGTGCGCTGATCGCCGGCCACAGTCTTTTTTCCCGGAACGTCCATCTTGCCGGTGGCATGTTGCTGCTGACCATCAGCCTATGGCTGCGCCACACTGGCTTTGCGGAGTATCTGCATGTGCGCAGCCGCCATCTGTGGGCGCAGGCGGCCCTGGTCGGCGGCTATGCGGCATTCCTGGTCTGGTCTACAGTATTGCAGGGCAACCCTGCCATCGGGTTGCAGGCTCTTGCGTTTGTGCTTGCAGCGCAAACCCTGCTGAGCGTGGAGGTACTGCTGCGCTTTGGCGTGGACGAAAACCGGCTGCTCCGGATCGTCACCAGTGCCGTCATCCTGTTGGTTGCCGCTTTTCGAATCGTCATGTCGATGATGGACTCGAGGAAGGAAGCCTTCGGCGGAGGCAACGAGTCGCTTGCCCATGCCCAGTGGCCGCTGAACACGCTGTTCAGTGCGGCTACGGTCTTCTGTTTTGTCAGTATTTTTGTCAGCCAGATGGGGCTGGATCTGCGCGAAATCGCCAGTACCGATGCGTTGACCGGAGCCTTGAACCGTCGCGCTCTCGAGGCGCAGGCCGCCCGCGAGATGGCCCGCTGCCGCCGCTATGGATTTCCACTCTCCGTCATCGTCATGGACCTGGATCACTTCAAGTCTCTGAACGATACGCATGGCCACAATGCTGGGGACGCCGCACTCTGCATGGTGGTGCGCGATCTGCAGGCAACTCTGCGGGGCACAGATCTGCTGTGCCGTTCCGGTGGAGAAGAGTTCCTGATTCTTCTGCCGCACACCGATCACGCTACGGCTCTGCATCTTGCGGAGCGCCTGCGCAAGCGCGTCGCACAGGTCGCTGTTCCGGTGGACAACAAGAAAATTGGCATTACGGCCAGCCTGGGTGTTGCCAGCTGGAGCGGGGCAGGCGAAAGCTGGACCACGATCGTCAAGCGGGCCGACTCCGCCCTGTACCTGGCCAAGAACTCCGGGCGCAATCGTGTTGTCACGGGGGAAGAGCCGCACACTTCTCCGGAAGCCAGCGCCCAGCCGGCATAA
- a CDS encoding RelA/SpoT family protein, with protein MATARPASKQAGSETTPSRTNSSSISAAKGVDLEPVVAASVTANDSLAAPSGILGEKPPAPLETTSVTPYLTWLDAAQAKEIDAHFAHLLETVRTFRPGDDLDVIRKAWIFCLENHADQKRASGEPYVIHPLEVAQLLAEMKLDSTAIAAGLLHDAVEDTNVTTEEIATRFSDQVAHIVEGVTKLDKIKFANREDHQAENIRKMLLAMVTDVRVVLIKLADRLHNMRTLEHLKPEKQQKIARETLDVYAPLAHRLGMGKLRGELEDLAFRYVDPVAYQQVEKEVDQVRDAGETFLKTIVATLEEKMVSHHIQGRVEFRIKRLYSIQQKLQDGNLPLNQVYDLLAVRVITHTVGECYAMLGLLHSTWRPVPGRIKDFIAMPRPNMYQSLHTTLIAEGGHQFEVQIRTEDMHRIAEEGIAAHWKYKANESVTDKDEQRLAWVRQIMEWQREMTDPNEFMSTLKIDLYPEEVYAFTPKGKVVVLPKDATPVDFAYSIHTDVGHTTTAAKVNGRIVPLRTKLHNGDIVEITTQAGHTPSRDWLSFVKSSRARNKIKHWINEHQRERAIEIGKKLLDREGRKFKVAITKLTDADFTRVANEYGLGGGADLFAGLGFGKLSARQVLNKLEPGSTMPPETAGPEAATGSIGQMSETVKRVYFGRGSDSLQVEGQDDLLVYRARCCNPIRGEEIIGYVTRGKGVAVHARSCPNVQNLLYESDRRINVEWSAAPSVNARQTTYPVKLILTCDDRSGMLKEFTAIISDDDTNIRSVESRSNDDGTATVEFVVETVDLKHLNKLVNDLRRVSGVRDVQRINKI; from the coding sequence ATGGCTACCGCGCGGCCAGCCTCGAAGCAGGCTGGATCCGAAACGACGCCCTCCCGCACCAACTCCAGCAGCATCTCCGCCGCAAAGGGCGTTGATCTGGAGCCGGTCGTTGCTGCGTCTGTGACAGCGAACGATTCGCTGGCCGCTCCCAGCGGCATCCTGGGCGAGAAGCCACCCGCCCCCCTTGAAACCACCTCGGTCACGCCCTATCTGACCTGGCTGGATGCCGCCCAGGCCAAAGAGATTGACGCCCACTTCGCGCACCTGCTCGAGACCGTCCGTACCTTCCGCCCCGGCGACGACCTGGATGTCATCCGCAAGGCATGGATCTTCTGCCTGGAGAACCACGCGGACCAGAAGCGCGCCTCCGGCGAGCCCTACGTCATCCATCCACTGGAAGTAGCCCAGCTTCTGGCCGAGATGAAACTGGACTCCACCGCCATTGCCGCCGGCCTGCTGCATGATGCCGTGGAAGACACCAACGTCACGACGGAAGAGATTGCCACCCGCTTCAGCGACCAGGTGGCGCACATTGTCGAAGGCGTCACCAAGCTGGACAAGATCAAGTTCGCCAATCGCGAAGACCACCAGGCGGAGAATATCCGCAAGATGCTGCTGGCCATGGTCACGGATGTGCGCGTGGTTCTGATCAAGCTGGCCGACCGGCTGCACAACATGCGCACGCTGGAGCATCTGAAGCCCGAAAAGCAGCAGAAAATCGCCCGCGAGACGCTGGACGTCTACGCTCCGCTGGCGCACCGGCTGGGCATGGGTAAGCTGCGCGGTGAACTGGAAGACCTGGCCTTCCGCTACGTTGACCCCGTTGCCTATCAGCAGGTGGAAAAGGAAGTCGACCAGGTGCGCGACGCCGGCGAGACCTTCCTGAAGACCATCGTCGCCACGCTGGAAGAGAAGATGGTCTCGCATCACATTCAGGGACGCGTCGAGTTCCGGATCAAGCGCCTTTACTCCATCCAGCAGAAACTACAGGACGGAAACCTGCCTCTGAACCAGGTCTATGACCTGCTGGCCGTGCGCGTCATCACACACACGGTGGGCGAGTGCTACGCCATGCTGGGCCTGCTGCACTCCACCTGGCGCCCGGTGCCGGGCCGCATCAAGGACTTTATCGCGATGCCGCGGCCCAACATGTACCAGTCGCTGCACACCACGCTGATCGCCGAGGGCGGCCACCAGTTCGAAGTGCAGATCCGCACCGAGGACATGCACCGCATTGCCGAGGAAGGCATTGCCGCGCACTGGAAGTACAAGGCCAATGAAAGCGTGACCGACAAGGACGAGCAGCGGCTCGCCTGGGTTCGCCAGATCATGGAATGGCAGCGCGAGATGACCGACCCCAACGAGTTCATGTCGACGCTCAAGATCGACTTGTACCCGGAAGAGGTCTACGCCTTCACCCCCAAGGGCAAGGTGGTCGTTCTGCCAAAGGACGCGACGCCGGTCGACTTCGCCTACAGCATCCATACCGATGTTGGCCACACCACCACCGCGGCCAAGGTGAACGGCCGCATTGTTCCACTCCGCACCAAGCTGCACAACGGCGACATCGTCGAAATCACCACGCAGGCCGGGCACACCCCCAGCCGCGACTGGCTGAGCTTTGTCAAAAGCTCCCGCGCACGCAACAAGATCAAGCACTGGATCAACGAACACCAGCGCGAGCGCGCCATCGAAATCGGCAAAAAACTGCTGGACCGCGAAGGCCGCAAGTTCAAGGTCGCCATTACCAAGCTGACCGATGCTGACTTCACCCGCGTGGCCAACGAGTATGGCCTGGGCGGCGGAGCGGACCTGTTCGCCGGACTGGGCTTTGGCAAACTCTCTGCCCGCCAGGTGCTGAACAAGCTTGAACCAGGCAGCACCATGCCACCCGAAACCGCGGGGCCGGAAGCGGCTACGGGCAGCATCGGGCAGATGTCCGAGACGGTCAAGCGCGTCTACTTCGGCCGCGGTTCGGACTCGCTGCAGGTGGAAGGGCAGGATGACCTGCTGGTCTATCGCGCACGATGTTGTAATCCGATCCGCGGAGAAGAGATCATCGGCTACGTCACACGCGGCAAGGGTGTGGCCGTCCACGCGCGAAGCTGTCCGAATGTGCAGAACCTGCTGTATGAGAGCGACCGCCGCATCAACGTGGAGTGGTCGGCTGCACCTTCCGTCAACGCCCGCCAGACCACCTATCCGGTGAAGCTGATTCTGACCTGTGACGATCGCTCGGGCATGCTGAAGGAGTTCACCGCCATCATCTCCGATGACGACACGAATATCCGCAGCGTCGAATCACGGTCAAATGACGACGGCACAGCCACGGTCGAGTTCGTGGTCGAAACCGTCGACCTGAAGCACCTGAACAAACTGGTGAACGATCTGCGCCGCGTCAGCGGAGTCCGCGACGTCCAGCGCATCAACAAGATCTAA
- a CDS encoding response regulator has protein sequence MTEKIIEFSEHISRRNSELIEVARGVSQLPRRVLLVDDVIDVRQVLAEVLRTLGITVLEATAPIEAIALFSQHHDSIDVLMVDIQMPEMDGWTLATKIASTQEQIRVLYISGGISTDEWERHPQRISDSFFLAKPFTVDDLKKTLKEMG, from the coding sequence ATGACAGAAAAAATAATTGAATTCTCCGAACATATCTCCAGACGTAATTCTGAACTTATCGAAGTCGCGCGCGGAGTATCGCAACTGCCTCGCAGAGTGCTGCTAGTCGATGATGTGATAGACGTGCGTCAGGTACTCGCGGAGGTGCTACGTACCCTGGGAATTACGGTTCTGGAGGCCACCGCTCCCATAGAAGCGATCGCACTGTTTTCGCAGCACCATGACAGCATCGACGTATTGATGGTGGACATCCAAATGCCCGAAATGGACGGTTGGACTCTCGCAACTAAGATTGCTTCCACTCAGGAGCAGATTCGTGTTTTGTATATATCGGGCGGTATCAGCACCGATGAATGGGAAAGGCATCCACAACGCATCTCCGATTCCTTCTTCCTTGCAAAACCGTTCACTGTCGATGACTTGAAAAAAACTCTCAAGGAAATGGGCTAA
- a CDS encoding phosphatase PAP2 family protein — MLCLDLGGAAQSAAPSKHTAYYVDPQTLPIRHLIPAPPAPADPQAVADLAEVHRLETSRTAAQIAAAKADDEEEDIFIFRDVMGPHFTAEQLPKTAALSEHVHNDESVLSGELKTLFQRPRPYQADKTLHPVCKLTEAHNSYPSGHSLTGYLLALTLADLVPEKRDAILARAEDYAHNRLVCGVHYRADTEASRRVAYAAFGNMLTHSKFQNDLAAAREELRAHLGAQH, encoded by the coding sequence TTGCTGTGTCTGGATCTGGGAGGAGCGGCGCAATCCGCCGCCCCCTCGAAACACACAGCCTACTACGTTGATCCGCAAACACTCCCCATCAGGCATCTGATCCCGGCTCCTCCTGCGCCTGCCGATCCGCAAGCTGTCGCCGACCTTGCCGAAGTCCACCGGTTGGAAACATCGCGCACCGCAGCTCAGATTGCCGCGGCGAAAGCGGATGACGAAGAAGAAGACATCTTCATCTTCCGCGACGTGATGGGACCACACTTCACCGCGGAGCAGCTTCCCAAAACCGCCGCTCTCTCAGAACACGTGCATAACGATGAATCCGTACTGAGCGGAGAGCTGAAAACGCTGTTTCAACGCCCTCGTCCCTACCAGGCCGACAAGACGTTGCATCCGGTCTGCAAGCTGACCGAGGCGCATAACTCGTATCCCAGCGGACACTCTCTCACCGGCTATCTGCTGGCGCTGACGCTTGCCGACCTGGTCCCGGAGAAGCGGGATGCCATTCTGGCGCGCGCCGAGGACTACGCCCACAACCGGCTGGTCTGCGGTGTTCACTATCGCGCCGACACTGAGGCAAGTCGCCGTGTCGCGTATGCCGCCTTCGGCAACATGCTGACCCATTCGAAATTCCAGAACGACCTTGCAGCAGCGCGCGAGGAACTGCGTGCCCACTTGGGCGCACAGCACTAA
- a CDS encoding RES family NAD+ phosphorylase, with amino-acid sequence MIFWRISRFQDLRGAGGLKAPGRWHFAGQPVVYLAEHPAAALLEVCAHTAANDVPPEFTLLRVVGPTIKVDEIKLSQLPHAWQQSPELTQKLGTEWLRKGEAVLLRVPSAIVPETSNYLFNPAHRSAKRFRITATYAYPFDVRLKR; translated from the coding sequence GTGATTTTCTGGCGCATCAGCCGCTTCCAGGACCTTCGCGGCGCGGGGGGATTGAAGGCTCCGGGTCGCTGGCACTTTGCCGGGCAGCCGGTGGTCTATCTGGCGGAGCATCCCGCCGCTGCGCTGCTTGAGGTCTGCGCGCACACCGCCGCCAACGACGTTCCCCCGGAGTTCACATTGCTGCGGGTAGTCGGCCCAACCATCAAGGTGGACGAGATCAAGCTCTCGCAGCTGCCGCATGCATGGCAGCAGAGCCCGGAGTTGACGCAGAAGCTTGGAACGGAGTGGCTGCGAAAGGGAGAGGCGGTGCTGTTGCGTGTGCCGAGCGCGATTGTGCCGGAGACGTCGAACTATCTTTTCAACCCTGCGCACCGCAGTGCAAAACGGTTTCGCATCACGGCAACGTATGCCTACCCGTTTGATGTGCGCCTGAAGCGTTAG